The Malus sylvestris chromosome 12, drMalSylv7.2, whole genome shotgun sequence genome contains a region encoding:
- the LOC126594126 gene encoding protein AGENET DOMAIN (AGD)-CONTAINING P1-like, producing the protein MPRKRRDKPDPNFDTRSPGKKRAVPLEENGGEKVPIVTHEKFTKGMLVEVCSDEDGFLGAWFAATIVEAVGNDKFLIEYQSLRTEDNSAFLREEIDTLHIRPNPPETAFEHFSLLQEVDALYNDGWWVGVISKVLSGSRYIVYFRSTYEEIEFQQSELRLHQDWIGGKWVMPSRALKTNH; encoded by the exons ATGCCTCGGAAACGCAGAGACAAACCCGATCCGAATTTCGACACGCGATCCCCCGGCAAGAAACGGGCGGTTCCTCTGGAAGAAAATGGAGGAGAG AAAGTGCCAATTGTAACTCACGAGAAATTTACCAAGGGAATGCTGGTTGAGGTTTGCAGTGATGAAGATGGTTTCCTTGGTGCTTGGTTTGCTGCAACCATAGTGGAAGCGGTGGGGAATGACAAGTTCCTCATTGAGTACCAGAGCCTGAGGACTGAAGATAATTCAGCATTTCTGAGAGAAGAGATTGATACCCTGCACATACGACCTAATCCGCCGGAAACTGCTTTTGAGCATTTCAGTTTGCTTCAAGAGGTTGATGCTTTGTACAATGATGGCTGGTGGGTGGGTGTGATCTCGAAAGTTCTTAGCGGCTCAAGGTACATAGTCTACTTCAGGAGCACCTATGAAGAAATCGAATTTCAACAATCTGAGTTGAGGCTTCATCAGGACTGGATTGGTGGCAAATGGGTTATGCCTTCTCGG GCTTTAAAGACTAATCACTGA
- the LOC126594128 gene encoding uncharacterized protein LOC126594128 yields MSSLITAEIKSKADELYHGDEICQQKSKELLSEICLPNGLLPLKDIEECGIVRETGFVWLKQKKSCTHKFEKIGKLVSYAPEVTAVVEKGKIKKLTGVKTKELLIWVQLSDIYTDDPPTGKITFKTPSGLFRTFPVSAFEVEDSACGKDGKEKKEVKEEAKGVVEV; encoded by the coding sequence ATGTCTTCTCTCATCACAGCAGAGATCAAGTCCAAGGCAGACGAGCTCTACCATGGAGATGAAATCTGCCAACAGAAATCAAAGGAGCTTCTCTCAGAAATCTGCCTCCCCAATGGCCTTCTGCCCCTCAAAGACATCGAGGAGTGCGGGATCGTGAGAGAAACCGGCTTTGTGTGGCTCAAGCAAAAGAAGAGCTGCACCCACAAGTTTGAGAAGATTGGGAAGTTGGTCAGTTATGCCCCTGAGGTCACGGCCGTTGTTGAGAAGGGCAAGATCAAGAAGCTGACAGGGGTGAAGACCAAGGAGCTTTTGATTTGGGTGCAGCTGAGTGACATTTACACTGATGACCCTCCAACTGGGAAGATCACCTTCAAGACCCCTTCTGGTTTGTTTAGGACTTTTCCTGTAAGTGCTTTTGAGGTTGAGGACAGTGCTTGTGGGAAGGacgggaaggagaagaaggaggtgaAGGAGGAGGCCAAGGGAGTTGTGGAGGTTTGA